A portion of the Streptomyces erythrochromogenes genome contains these proteins:
- a CDS encoding McrC family protein: protein MSRVVELVEHAPARSVPLPEEIGRALAAGNMVDAAPDPYLPGRWSLRAGSRVGAMTYTAPDGTRVTVRVTSKVPIARLFFLLGYALKPDDIWREGSVEVAEHRDLLPAFAHTVERQVDRALRQGLLQGYRAAEESSLVVRGRIRESEQIRRRFGATLPIEVAFDEFTTDIAENRILRAALERLLRVPGVTTGVRRRLHHQRARLADAAVLVRGQPLPKWQPTRLNARYHQALHLARVVLDGASAEHAAGGLRVDGFLFDMNKLFEDFVTVALREACRSRGLVARLQEPHHLDEAAAIRMKPDLVLYGPGGALCAVVDAKYKAEKRDGFPDADLYQMLAYCTALGLPSGHLVYAKGNAAHAAHTVRHAGIVIHQHTLDLHQDPPGLLADIEEVADLLISTPHGGGRLGIAVFHKSGPREVGNTDGRAVQSASAFSSTSEVAARPVDGPVASNPVADGRTRWHSRDVILRRSGPG from the coding sequence GTGAGCCGGGTCGTCGAACTCGTCGAGCACGCCCCCGCGCGCTCCGTCCCCCTGCCGGAGGAAATCGGACGAGCCCTGGCGGCAGGGAACATGGTGGACGCTGCCCCGGATCCGTATCTCCCGGGGCGCTGGTCGCTGCGAGCCGGTAGCAGAGTCGGCGCGATGACCTACACCGCGCCGGACGGCACCCGGGTCACCGTGCGCGTCACCTCCAAGGTCCCCATCGCCCGCCTGTTCTTCCTCCTCGGCTACGCCCTGAAGCCTGACGACATCTGGCGGGAAGGGAGCGTGGAAGTCGCCGAGCACAGAGATCTCTTGCCCGCCTTCGCCCACACCGTGGAACGACAGGTGGACCGGGCTCTGCGGCAGGGGCTTCTTCAGGGCTACCGAGCGGCAGAAGAGTCCTCTCTCGTCGTGCGCGGTCGCATCCGGGAGTCCGAGCAGATCCGAAGGCGGTTCGGCGCCACGCTGCCGATCGAGGTCGCCTTCGACGAGTTCACCACCGACATCGCGGAGAACCGCATCCTGCGCGCAGCCTTGGAGCGCCTGCTGCGAGTGCCCGGTGTGACGACCGGTGTACGCCGCCGCCTCCACCACCAGCGGGCCCGACTCGCCGATGCGGCCGTACTGGTGCGCGGGCAGCCGCTGCCGAAGTGGCAGCCCACGCGCCTCAACGCCCGATACCACCAGGCGCTTCACCTGGCCCGTGTCGTCCTGGACGGCGCATCGGCCGAGCATGCCGCCGGCGGACTGCGCGTCGACGGGTTCCTCTTCGACATGAACAAGCTCTTCGAGGACTTCGTGACCGTGGCACTACGGGAGGCCTGCCGCTCCCGCGGCCTTGTGGCCCGGCTCCAGGAGCCGCACCACCTCGACGAGGCCGCCGCAATCCGGATGAAACCCGACCTCGTGCTGTACGGGCCGGGCGGAGCCCTGTGCGCTGTGGTGGACGCTAAATACAAGGCCGAGAAGCGGGACGGGTTCCCCGACGCCGACCTGTATCAGATGCTCGCGTACTGCACCGCTTTGGGCCTGCCGTCAGGCCACCTCGTGTACGCCAAGGGCAACGCGGCACACGCGGCCCACACCGTGCGCCATGCCGGCATCGTCATCCACCAGCACACCCTCGATCTCCACCAGGATCCCCCCGGGCTGCTGGCGGACATCGAGGAGGTGGCCGACCTGCTGATCAGCACGCCGCACGGCGGAGGCCGGCTCGGAATCGCCGTATTCCACAAGTCCGGCCCTCGCGAGGTCGGCAACACTGACGGACGGGCCGTCCAGAGCGCCAGCGCCTTCTCCTCGACAAGTGAAGTAGCAGCACGGCCAGTCGACGGGCCTGTTGCGTCAAATCCCGTGGCAGACGGTCGTACTCGGTGGCACAGTCGCGATGTGATTCTCAGACGTAGCGGCCCGGGGTGA
- a CDS encoding DUF262 domain-containing protein translates to MQKLEAHEMPLHKVFSSDYDFRIPDYQRPYAWQEEQAVQLLTDLGEALERGTVEPYFLGSLVLVKESGQPRAEVIDGQQRLTTLTILLSVLRDLTAEAELREALHKLINQPGDPILGRKPQPRLRHRQRDADFFHKYVQTGGAVGMLIALDRTTLATDAQKAVRDNTAALHSELEGWSEERRLGLVRMLGERTFLVVVATPDLESAHRIFSVMNSRGLDLSPTDIFKSQIIGALEDPEESASCARKWEDAEEILGRDDFADLFLHLRMIYEKKRAERELLKEFPKQVLDRYLPDRADVFVNDVVVPYADAYAQIRDARYEASSGTEQVNAWFKRLQQTDNNDWRPAALWALRNHEHDPEWLDRFLRALERLSASMFIRRVYTTPRVTRYAELLRQLDQGQGLDSPAFELTEAEKADTRARLEGELYLVGKIRKYVLLRVDEILSEAHGVRYDLPLITVEHVLPQNPQAGSRWTNLFDEDQRAYWTHRLGNLVLLNRVKNSAAQNYDFTAKKAKYFTGRSGAVPFALTSQVLQYEDWTPEVLDAQQSQLVALLVKEWAL, encoded by the coding sequence ATGCAGAAGCTCGAAGCGCACGAGATGCCCCTCCACAAAGTCTTCAGCAGTGACTACGACTTCCGGATCCCGGACTACCAGCGCCCCTATGCCTGGCAGGAGGAGCAGGCCGTCCAGCTGCTCACCGACCTCGGAGAGGCACTGGAGCGGGGCACCGTCGAGCCGTACTTCCTCGGCTCGCTGGTCCTCGTCAAGGAGAGCGGACAGCCGAGAGCCGAAGTCATCGACGGCCAGCAGCGTCTGACCACGCTCACGATCCTGTTGTCGGTGCTGCGTGACCTGACGGCCGAAGCCGAACTGCGGGAAGCCCTGCACAAGCTGATCAACCAGCCCGGTGACCCGATCCTCGGCAGGAAGCCCCAGCCTCGGCTGAGGCACCGGCAGCGGGACGCAGACTTCTTCCACAAGTATGTCCAGACCGGTGGCGCCGTCGGCATGCTCATCGCACTGGACAGGACCACGTTGGCGACGGACGCGCAGAAGGCCGTCCGGGACAACACGGCTGCCCTGCACAGTGAGCTGGAGGGCTGGTCCGAGGAACGCCGCCTCGGCCTGGTGAGAATGCTCGGCGAGCGGACCTTCCTGGTCGTGGTCGCCACCCCCGACCTGGAGAGCGCGCACCGCATCTTCAGCGTGATGAACTCCCGCGGCCTGGATCTGTCCCCTACCGACATCTTCAAGTCGCAGATCATCGGGGCCCTGGAGGACCCGGAGGAGTCGGCCAGCTGCGCCCGCAAGTGGGAGGACGCCGAAGAGATCCTCGGCAGGGACGACTTCGCCGACCTCTTCCTCCACCTGCGCATGATCTACGAGAAGAAGCGGGCCGAGAGGGAACTGCTCAAGGAGTTCCCCAAGCAGGTACTCGACCGCTACCTGCCGGACAGGGCGGACGTCTTCGTCAACGACGTCGTCGTCCCGTACGCCGATGCGTACGCCCAGATCCGCGACGCGCGCTATGAGGCGTCGTCCGGCACCGAGCAGGTCAACGCCTGGTTCAAGCGGCTCCAGCAGACCGACAACAACGACTGGCGACCGGCCGCGCTCTGGGCGCTGCGCAACCACGAGCACGACCCGGAATGGCTCGATCGCTTCCTCCGCGCGCTGGAACGACTGTCCGCCAGCATGTTCATCCGCCGCGTCTACACCACCCCACGCGTGACGCGCTACGCGGAACTGCTCCGCCAGCTCGACCAGGGCCAGGGCCTGGACTCGCCCGCGTTCGAACTCACGGAGGCCGAGAAGGCCGACACCCGTGCCCGTCTCGAAGGCGAGCTGTACCTCGTCGGCAAGATCCGCAAGTACGTGCTGCTCCGCGTCGACGAGATACTCTCCGAGGCCCACGGTGTGAGGTACGACCTTCCGCTCATCACCGTCGAGCACGTCCTGCCCCAGAACCCCCAGGCCGGTTCGCGGTGGACGAACCTGTTCGACGAGGACCAGCGCGCGTACTGGACCCATAGGCTCGGCAACCTGGTCCTGCTCAACCGAGTGAAGAACTCCGCCGCCCAGAACTACGACTTCACCGCGAAGAAGGCCAAATACTTCACCGGACGCAGTGGCGCGGTGCCCTTCGCCCTGACCAGCCAGGTGCTCCAGTACGAGGACTGGACGCCGGAGGTGCTGGACGCCCAGCAGAGTCAGCTGGTCGCCCTTCTGGTCAAGGAGTGGGCGCTGTGA
- a CDS encoding SWIM zinc finger family protein, with protein MSALEIGEKTATASVDGTEIYEVELTEHEDGLTGCCDCPYGREGNFCKHCVAVGLTVLQQSESVPKHRAAAASRSRQLTTWLETRSRGELLALVKEHIAADHDLRRRLELRASTADDDPSAVRERFLTLLDTRPFARYGYVEYADARAYGLQAAEAVSVLRNLTATGRATEAVDMAREAVEALARTYGEIDDSDGVIGNVADGLAAAHLEACLVAHPDPSRTADWLVDHLLSDLGHATDILLSAYADVLKSTGMAGHTNGLRQPCARTPRTGPRKTSWNNCCAWRAVWTRSSPCTPRTWPRRAPPIC; from the coding sequence GTGTCGGCGCTGGAGATCGGGGAGAAGACGGCCACCGCGAGCGTCGACGGCACCGAGATCTACGAAGTCGAGCTGACGGAGCACGAGGACGGCCTCACCGGGTGTTGCGACTGCCCATACGGGCGAGAAGGCAATTTCTGCAAGCACTGCGTGGCGGTGGGCCTGACCGTCCTGCAGCAATCGGAGTCGGTACCGAAGCACCGTGCAGCCGCCGCATCCCGCTCCCGACAGCTCACCACCTGGCTGGAGACTCGCAGCCGGGGCGAACTCCTGGCCCTGGTGAAGGAGCACATCGCGGCCGACCATGACCTGCGCCGTCGGCTGGAACTGCGGGCATCCACCGCCGACGACGATCCCAGCGCCGTGCGGGAGCGCTTTTTGACTCTGCTCGATACGCGGCCCTTCGCCCGATACGGCTACGTCGAGTACGCGGACGCCCGTGCCTACGGCCTGCAGGCCGCGGAGGCGGTCTCCGTGCTGCGCAACCTCACGGCGACCGGGAGGGCGACGGAAGCCGTGGACATGGCACGGGAAGCGGTCGAAGCCCTCGCCCGGACGTACGGGGAGATCGACGACTCGGACGGGGTGATCGGCAACGTGGCGGACGGACTGGCCGCAGCCCACCTCGAGGCCTGTCTGGTGGCCCACCCCGATCCCTCGCGGACCGCCGACTGGTTGGTGGACCACCTCCTGAGCGACCTCGGCCACGCCACGGACATCCTCCTGTCCGCATACGCGGACGTTCTGAAGAGCACGGGCATGGCGGGGCACACGAACGGGCTGCGGCAGCCCTGCGCGAGAACGCCGAGGACTGGGCCGCGAAAGACCTCATGGAACAACTGCTGCGCATGGAGGGCAGTGTGGACGCGCTCATCGCCCTGCACGCCACGGACATGGCCCCGTCGGGCGCCACCCATCTGCTGA
- a CDS encoding Hsp70 family protein — MTATGIDFGTTNSVAAQWNGEYVEVLEIGGQGLDANWRRKGFELLYPSVVGTSSLRPGTLFGWEAKLRSEQAVEACKRMLREEPFVSLGGQRFAATTAAAGVFHAITGAAEEEAATEIREAVITVPANATGAARFRTREAARAAGISVRTLLNEPTAAAIAYAHEMEIDGEFLVFDWGGGTMDATLLLHDDGFFDEKASRGVNRLGGLEIDARLRRLVLQRAPARGQWSDSEKRKFALDIERAKILLSHQESVDVHTPDGAVVTIGQDEFAEAIQDLISRALDPVEECLEQARIDPRDLTAVLMIGGSSQIPAVRAAVSEALDCELVDTALCDPMTAVAEGAAITAAAMDGELKSIIRVVNTHALGTITKDREGRRNFSALIDRNQRLPQQRVKSYEPTRDNVSELTVEVWEGDPDREVDHPDNVKLTDLVLTYPRRGKAEDGIFDLEYTYSKEGLLTVRATLQKTGEVVLDGEVKVFGDGNVLPEVQNELNRLINLVTPVRQTPVPPHPRHGGPDGRTVSAPKPTPPRSSPRTADSGTSALVVDGSNLAWNGRPPRAAGGRPSFAALEAAIRSLQFKHHGRDIHVVVDATLRHDVAAEERPRVEAAIADGKVVQPPAGTEGRGDALVISIAEEVGGVIISNDNFAPFQKANPWLRDAGRVLGATYSQGVWVFNRRVPNPATPARPRTTRSN, encoded by the coding sequence ATGACGGCGACAGGAATCGACTTCGGGACCACCAACTCCGTGGCCGCCCAGTGGAACGGCGAATACGTCGAGGTACTGGAGATCGGTGGGCAGGGGCTCGATGCCAACTGGCGGCGGAAGGGGTTCGAGCTGCTCTATCCGTCGGTCGTGGGAACCAGCTCCCTACGGCCGGGCACGCTGTTCGGCTGGGAGGCCAAGCTCCGCTCCGAGCAGGCCGTCGAAGCGTGCAAGCGGATGCTGCGCGAGGAACCGTTCGTCAGCCTGGGCGGTCAGAGGTTCGCCGCCACCACGGCCGCGGCCGGCGTCTTCCACGCCATCACAGGAGCTGCGGAGGAGGAAGCCGCCACCGAGATCCGCGAAGCCGTCATCACCGTTCCCGCCAACGCGACCGGAGCAGCCCGCTTCCGGACGCGTGAGGCCGCGCGTGCCGCCGGGATCTCGGTCCGCACCCTGCTGAACGAACCGACAGCCGCGGCCATCGCCTACGCACACGAGATGGAAATCGACGGTGAGTTCCTGGTCTTCGACTGGGGTGGCGGCACCATGGACGCCACCCTGCTGCTGCACGACGACGGCTTCTTCGACGAAAAGGCGAGCCGAGGCGTCAACCGACTCGGCGGTCTGGAGATCGACGCCCGGCTGCGTCGCCTGGTCCTCCAGCGGGCCCCCGCACGGGGTCAGTGGAGCGACTCGGAGAAGCGGAAGTTCGCCCTCGACATCGAGCGGGCCAAAATCCTTCTCTCCCACCAGGAATCGGTCGACGTCCATACTCCCGACGGGGCCGTCGTCACGATCGGACAGGACGAGTTCGCCGAAGCCATACAGGACCTCATCAGCCGAGCGCTCGACCCGGTCGAGGAATGTCTGGAGCAGGCTCGGATCGACCCGCGGGACCTCACCGCGGTCCTGATGATCGGCGGAAGCAGCCAGATTCCCGCCGTACGCGCGGCGGTGTCGGAGGCACTGGACTGCGAGCTCGTCGATACCGCGTTGTGCGACCCCATGACCGCGGTGGCCGAAGGAGCGGCCATCACGGCAGCCGCCATGGACGGCGAGCTGAAGAGCATCATCCGCGTGGTCAACACGCATGCCCTCGGCACCATCACCAAGGACCGCGAGGGCAGACGGAACTTCAGCGCGCTCATCGACCGGAACCAGCGTCTGCCGCAGCAGCGCGTGAAGTCGTACGAGCCGACCAGGGACAACGTCTCCGAGCTGACCGTGGAGGTTTGGGAGGGTGACCCGGACCGTGAGGTCGACCACCCGGACAACGTGAAGCTGACGGACCTCGTCCTCACGTACCCGCGGCGCGGCAAGGCCGAGGACGGAATCTTCGACCTGGAGTACACCTACAGCAAGGAAGGCCTGTTGACCGTCAGGGCCACTCTCCAAAAAACCGGTGAGGTGGTCCTCGACGGGGAGGTGAAGGTCTTCGGGGACGGGAACGTCCTGCCCGAGGTGCAGAACGAGCTCAATCGCCTGATCAACCTCGTCACGCCGGTCCGGCAGACCCCCGTGCCACCGCATCCGCGGCACGGCGGACCGGACGGCCGAACGGTCAGCGCTCCCAAGCCCACTCCCCCACGGTCTTCACCCCGGACTGCAGACTCCGGCACGTCTGCGCTGGTGGTGGATGGCTCCAACCTCGCCTGGAACGGAAGGCCTCCCCGCGCGGCCGGCGGCAGGCCGAGCTTCGCGGCCCTGGAGGCCGCCATCCGATCCCTGCAGTTCAAGCATCATGGCCGTGACATCCATGTGGTGGTCGATGCCACGCTGCGCCACGACGTGGCCGCCGAAGAGCGCCCCCGGGTGGAAGCCGCGATCGCCGACGGGAAGGTCGTCCAGCCTCCGGCAGGCACCGAAGGCAGGGGGGACGCGCTGGTGATCAGCATCGCCGAGGAAGTCGGCGGGGTCATCATCTCCAACGACAACTTCGCACCGTTCCAGAAGGCGAACCCCTGGCTCCGCGACGCGGGCCGGGTGTTGGGAGCCACGTACTCACAGGGAGTGTGGGTCTTCAACCGTCGCGTACCGAACCCGGCAACGCCGGCACGGCCGAGGACGACACGCTCGAATTGA
- a CDS encoding AAA family ATPase, with amino-acid sequence MPDQRSASLHALLLARLDESGLAPEVQELLRELLPDEPARGTGGRAQPVQLRSITAGGWRGIGPRTTLELPPGPGLVVVAGPNGSGKSSFAEAAETAITGRNSRWEGRRASDWQKGWRNLHSPDVTPEVGVELTVGERGEAVTVRRTWFGVKVTDARTEVEAADRSERKFEEVIDPEALDLARPFLPYSELGSMINGTLGGLHDAFFKLLGLELLADFDGRVKDASGECEQTIKHADALTADLLAELPTLDDPRAREAAQALSGSTTDLHRVRALLERGDRAAESELARLRQYAGLDELDLREVGTAVARLREAAAHAEETRYGQAEEAHRLAELLEAALAQQRRSQATDCPVCGAEQRLDQAWAERARAEVDRLRTEAADAAAARQKVTDAVRAAHGLVQPVPVWLRGETPAFASVWQEWAQCRDVTHPRELADRIQRAATTLDDACRQLRENAVRQLAEHDGVWQPTAVRLAEWLGVATAAESARERRKHLRKGRSWLRPIIDELRDERLRPFAQQSQEVWQQLCEHSSVTLGSVTLAGTPGRGKVELDVSVDDMSAPAYSVMSQGELHSLALSLFLPRATHAASPFGFLVIDDPVQSMDPEKVEGLARVLDACARDRQVIVFTHDTRLQQAIAHLGIEATVLRITRQTDSVVGVETLSDPMEQALTEARAVSLDPGLPQDVADHVLPAMCRVVVEAACLETARRRLRDEEGLGLRAVEERVGSLERTKTYVALALLGDAGRHAREAVERIHPGGWTLIESFNSGSHGPLPTVDDRKRLVRRTEALAKAIRSTTGTHGSGGAR; translated from the coding sequence ATGCCCGATCAGCGCTCTGCCTCTCTGCACGCCCTCCTCCTCGCCCGCCTGGACGAATCCGGCCTCGCACCGGAGGTGCAGGAGCTGCTGCGCGAACTGCTCCCCGACGAGCCGGCCAGGGGGACCGGCGGACGCGCCCAACCGGTCCAGCTGCGGTCCATCACCGCGGGCGGCTGGCGCGGTATCGGACCGCGCACCACGCTCGAACTGCCGCCGGGTCCCGGCCTGGTGGTCGTCGCGGGCCCCAACGGCTCCGGCAAGTCGAGCTTCGCCGAGGCAGCAGAGACGGCGATCACGGGGCGCAACTCCCGGTGGGAGGGGCGACGGGCCTCCGACTGGCAGAAGGGCTGGCGCAACCTGCACAGCCCCGACGTCACGCCCGAGGTCGGTGTCGAGCTCACCGTCGGCGAGCGGGGCGAGGCCGTCACCGTCCGGCGGACCTGGTTCGGGGTCAAGGTCACCGATGCCCGGACCGAGGTCGAGGCCGCCGACCGCTCCGAGCGGAAGTTCGAGGAGGTCATCGACCCGGAGGCGCTGGACCTGGCCCGCCCCTTCCTGCCGTACAGCGAACTCGGCTCGATGATCAACGGCACGCTCGGCGGGCTGCACGACGCCTTCTTCAAGCTCCTCGGTCTGGAGCTGCTCGCCGACTTCGACGGCAGGGTCAAGGACGCCTCCGGCGAGTGCGAGCAGACGATCAAACACGCGGACGCGCTCACCGCGGACCTGCTCGCCGAGCTGCCCACGCTCGACGACCCCCGCGCCCGCGAGGCCGCACAGGCACTGTCGGGAAGCACGACCGACCTGCACCGGGTGCGGGCGCTGCTGGAGCGCGGTGACCGGGCAGCCGAGTCCGAACTGGCCCGGCTGCGCCAGTACGCCGGCCTGGACGAGCTGGACCTGCGGGAGGTCGGCACGGCCGTCGCGCGGCTGCGGGAGGCCGCCGCGCATGCCGAGGAGACCCGGTACGGCCAGGCTGAAGAGGCCCATCGCCTGGCTGAACTCCTGGAAGCGGCTCTGGCGCAGCAGCGGCGCTCGCAGGCCACGGACTGCCCGGTCTGCGGCGCGGAGCAACGGCTAGACCAGGCGTGGGCCGAACGCGCGCGTGCCGAGGTGGACCGGCTCAGGACGGAGGCCGCGGACGCGGCGGCTGCCCGGCAGAAGGTGACGGACGCGGTGCGGGCCGCCCACGGCCTCGTACAGCCGGTACCGGTGTGGCTGAGGGGAGAGACGCCCGCATTCGCCTCGGTGTGGCAAGAGTGGGCGCAGTGCAGGGATGTCACCCATCCCCGGGAGCTGGCCGATCGCATCCAGCGCGCCGCGACCACCCTGGACGACGCCTGCCGGCAGCTGCGGGAGAACGCCGTCCGGCAGCTCGCCGAACACGACGGTGTCTGGCAGCCGACAGCCGTGCGGCTCGCGGAGTGGCTGGGGGTGGCAACGGCGGCCGAGAGCGCCCGCGAGCGGCGCAAACACCTGCGCAAGGGCCGCTCCTGGCTGCGGCCGATCATCGACGAACTGCGCGACGAGCGTCTGCGGCCCTTCGCCCAGCAGTCCCAGGAGGTGTGGCAGCAACTGTGCGAACACAGCAGCGTCACCCTCGGCTCCGTGACGCTCGCCGGTACCCCGGGCCGCGGCAAGGTCGAATTGGACGTCTCCGTGGACGACATGTCCGCACCCGCCTACAGCGTGATGAGCCAGGGCGAGCTGCACTCACTCGCGCTCTCCCTGTTCCTGCCGCGCGCCACCCACGCGGCCAGCCCGTTCGGCTTCCTCGTGATCGACGACCCCGTGCAGTCCATGGACCCCGAGAAGGTGGAAGGTCTGGCTCGGGTCCTGGACGCCTGCGCCCGCGACCGACAGGTGATCGTGTTCACCCACGACACCCGGCTCCAGCAGGCCATCGCCCACCTCGGCATCGAGGCGACCGTCCTGCGCATCACCCGTCAGACCGACTCGGTGGTGGGTGTGGAGACCCTCTCCGACCCGATGGAGCAGGCACTCACGGAAGCGCGGGCCGTCTCCCTCGACCCCGGCCTGCCGCAGGACGTGGCCGACCACGTGCTCCCCGCCATGTGCCGGGTGGTGGTCGAGGCGGCCTGCCTGGAGACGGCGCGCCGCAGGCTCCGCGACGAGGAGGGGCTCGGTCTGCGGGCCGTGGAGGAACGCGTCGGCTCCTTGGAGCGCACCAAGACGTACGTGGCCCTCGCCCTCCTGGGCGACGCGGGCCGGCACGCCCGGGAAGCCGTCGAACGGATCCACCCCGGAGGGTGGACGCTGATCGAATCCTTCAACTCCGGCTCACACGGCCCGCTCCCGACGGTCGACGACCGCAAGCGGCTGGTGCGCCGTACCGAGGCACTCGCCAAGGCCATCCGGAGCACGACGGGAACTCATGGTTCGGGGGGCGCCCGATGA
- a CDS encoding DUF4357 domain-containing protein: MAHEYPEFRLRLPNGDGIERARGVLLDETGTNGSRKFLVRAGSPARVHVMPSLGKHFKAPAKRREELRAQGVLVPSPRWPGWLELTEDVVFGSPSFAAVVMVGAPRNGWEEWRTEDDGPLSDYMSGVRTGPNRPWLVRGSNVTGLDLVQRLWLPEGRVTLAASRLRQGLREGVSKDELRTLVQEDYESTATYSQKQQLVEDLHAFLSRMKPGDSVCTISGGRLYVGEITGEAEHSGSEDRRSNLRRPVEWQPIGFPYEDLPEELQQKLSVQHDVVDLTSVQAHVDGLGLTDQELAEEAEAIERDPGAEVPALTARRELELPEPTEDLAAELLVHDPAWLREVRDLLWDERQLVLYGPPGTGKTYLALKLAEFLGGGPEQVKLVQFHPSYAYEDFFEGFRPQEDPRTREVAFRLTAGPLRELADLASREGNRHVPHFLIIDEINRANLAKVFGELYFLLEYRNKSVRLTYSGDDFALPPNLFVIGTMNTADRSIALVDAAMRRRFAFVELSPRTEPTSGLLRRWLAQAGRGSEPAELLDALNARVDDADFRIGPSYLMKRGVYREGGLERTWRTKILPLLEEHHYGEGVDVQKRYGLAALRESLG, encoded by the coding sequence ATGGCCCACGAGTACCCGGAGTTCCGGCTGCGTCTGCCCAACGGTGACGGCATCGAGCGGGCACGCGGGGTGCTGCTGGACGAGACGGGGACGAACGGGAGCCGCAAGTTCCTCGTACGGGCCGGTTCTCCTGCTCGCGTTCACGTCATGCCGTCGCTCGGCAAGCACTTCAAGGCGCCGGCCAAACGCCGTGAGGAGCTCAGGGCGCAGGGCGTGCTCGTGCCCTCGCCGCGCTGGCCCGGATGGCTGGAGCTGACCGAGGACGTCGTGTTCGGCTCGCCGTCCTTCGCGGCCGTGGTCATGGTCGGGGCCCCGCGCAACGGGTGGGAGGAGTGGCGGACCGAGGACGACGGTCCGCTGTCCGACTACATGTCCGGGGTGCGAACAGGCCCCAACCGGCCCTGGCTCGTCCGCGGTTCCAACGTCACCGGGCTCGACCTCGTACAGCGCCTCTGGCTGCCGGAAGGGCGCGTCACCCTGGCCGCGTCCAGGTTGAGGCAGGGCTTGAGGGAAGGCGTCAGCAAGGACGAGCTGCGCACCTTGGTCCAGGAGGACTACGAGTCGACTGCGACCTACAGCCAGAAGCAGCAGCTCGTCGAGGATCTGCACGCCTTCCTGTCCCGCATGAAGCCGGGCGACAGCGTGTGCACGATCTCCGGCGGCAGGCTGTACGTAGGCGAGATCACCGGTGAGGCCGAGCACTCCGGCTCCGAGGACCGGCGGTCCAACCTCCGCCGACCGGTCGAGTGGCAGCCGATCGGATTCCCGTACGAGGATCTTCCGGAAGAACTGCAGCAGAAGCTGTCCGTCCAGCACGACGTCGTCGACCTCACCTCGGTGCAGGCCCATGTCGATGGCCTCGGCCTCACCGACCAGGAGCTCGCGGAGGAAGCGGAGGCGATAGAGCGTGACCCGGGCGCGGAGGTGCCCGCGCTGACCGCCCGGCGGGAGCTGGAGCTGCCCGAGCCGACGGAGGACCTGGCAGCCGAGCTCCTGGTGCACGACCCCGCATGGCTGCGTGAAGTACGCGATCTGCTCTGGGACGAGCGACAGCTCGTGCTGTACGGCCCGCCCGGAACCGGCAAGACCTATCTGGCGCTGAAGTTGGCCGAGTTCCTCGGCGGCGGCCCCGAACAGGTCAAGCTCGTACAGTTCCACCCGTCCTACGCGTATGAGGACTTCTTCGAGGGCTTCCGGCCGCAGGAGGACCCCCGGACTCGCGAGGTAGCCTTCCGGCTCACCGCCGGCCCGCTGCGCGAGCTGGCCGATCTGGCCTCCCGCGAGGGCAACCGTCACGTCCCGCACTTCCTGATCATCGATGAGATCAACCGCGCAAACCTCGCGAAGGTGTTCGGCGAGCTGTACTTTCTGCTGGAGTACCGGAACAAGTCCGTCCGGCTCACCTACTCCGGTGACGACTTCGCTCTGCCACCGAACCTGTTCGTCATCGGCACCATGAACACCGCGGACCGTTCGATCGCCCTGGTCGACGCGGCCATGCGGCGACGCTTCGCCTTCGTCGAGCTCTCACCGCGCACCGAACCGACGAGCGGACTGCTGCGTCGCTGGCTCGCGCAGGCGGGCCGCGGCAGCGAGCCGGCCGAGCTGCTCGATGCACTCAACGCCCGGGTCGACGACGCCGACTTCCGCATCGGGCCCTCGTATCTGATGAAGAGGGGTGTCTACCGGGAGGGCGGGCTGGAGCGCACCTGGCGGACCAAGATCCTCCCGTTGCTGGAGGAACACCACTACGGCGAGGGTGTCGACGTCCAGAAGCGGTACGGCCTTGCAGCGCTTCGGGAATCGCTCGGGTGA